Proteins co-encoded in one Symmachiella macrocystis genomic window:
- a CDS encoding tyrosine-type recombinase/integrase encodes MARRPGYNLHKPSGQARTQINGVEHWLGKHNSHESRRRYRELIEQWKADRKDQSVGLRPDITVGDLVQRYRAFAHDHYRKNGRQTSEVSALESVLRVIEKSHSKTYAADFGPKALIQVRDKMIALGWKRISVNKQAGRIRRMFKWAASEELLSSSVYHDLMTVQGLESGRSCAVESTPVTPVPVDTLTAILPHLRPPVAAMVQLQLLTAMRPGEVLHMRAEEVDCWGDVWEYRPGSHKTEHHGKTRVIFIGPKAQKIIEPFLNATETGYVFRPTMRNNKLPANRPYGRDSYRNAIKRACEKAEVDDFHPHRIRHTAATALRQQGDVETSKIILGHATIAMTEVYAERDHSKARDVMKQLG; translated from the coding sequence ATGGCAAGGCGTCCCGGTTACAATCTCCACAAACCGAGTGGACAGGCGAGAACTCAGATCAACGGCGTTGAGCATTGGCTAGGGAAGCACAATTCCCATGAAAGCCGCCGACGCTACCGCGAATTGATCGAGCAGTGGAAAGCCGACCGCAAAGACCAGTCGGTTGGATTGCGTCCCGACATCACGGTTGGTGATCTCGTGCAGCGTTACCGCGCGTTCGCTCACGACCACTACCGCAAAAACGGTCGTCAGACATCCGAGGTATCCGCGCTCGAAAGTGTGTTGCGGGTGATCGAGAAGTCCCACAGCAAAACCTACGCTGCCGACTTCGGACCGAAGGCGCTAATACAAGTCCGCGATAAAATGATCGCGCTGGGCTGGAAGCGGATCAGTGTCAATAAGCAGGCGGGCCGTATCCGTCGTATGTTCAAGTGGGCGGCGAGTGAGGAACTGTTATCGTCATCGGTTTATCACGATCTGATGACCGTGCAGGGGCTTGAATCGGGCCGGTCATGCGCCGTCGAGAGTACACCGGTCACGCCCGTTCCCGTAGACACGCTGACGGCGATTCTGCCGCACCTACGGCCACCAGTGGCGGCGATGGTACAACTGCAATTGCTGACCGCTATGCGCCCGGGTGAAGTCCTTCACATGCGTGCCGAAGAAGTCGACTGTTGGGGCGACGTTTGGGAATACAGACCCGGTTCACACAAGACGGAACACCATGGAAAAACGCGAGTGATTTTCATCGGTCCGAAGGCGCAGAAAATCATTGAGCCGTTTCTGAATGCTACCGAAACCGGCTATGTGTTTCGGCCAACGATGCGCAATAACAAACTGCCGGCGAATCGCCCCTACGGACGCGACTCATACCGCAACGCTATCAAGCGAGCATGTGAAAAGGCCGAAGTCGATGACTTCCATCCGCATCGCATCCGCCACACTGCTGCAACAGCATTACGCCAGCAAGGCGACGTAGAAACTTCAAAAATAATCTTAGGTCATGCAACGATTGCAATGACAGAAGTTTACGCCGAGCGCGACCACTCAAAAGCGCGTGACGTGATGAAGCAGCTAGGTTAA